A genomic segment from Fundulus heteroclitus isolate FHET01 chromosome 6, MU-UCD_Fhet_4.1, whole genome shotgun sequence encodes:
- the LOC105922765 gene encoding ankyrin repeat domain-containing protein 11 isoform X4, which yields MERYDKVDLDLECEYGGTVAHKASLFGGMFKKPSKAAEPSAKAQDSLSVNGELSTSSDSLAEINSSSSSKDKGGMFKGMFKKTTKSTKDDEPQEASISSQHPELSVSSDSLTDNKSSKDKSGMFGGILKRSPRLGHTRRPSQDLLDFTADENLSESTNTKEASISSQHPELSVSSDSLADNKSSKDKSGMFGGILKRSPRLGHTRRPSQDLLDFTADENLSESTNTKESAGKMKKSPKANGTRAASKEDLTAQSELSKSNDSLSKTKESGGFSAIFKNPFGARAPSQEDVCAAAELPGSSENLSENNTKEKGFFSGMFKKKGARSQSQDDLSVDEELSASNDNLTEKSSKGGVAAKVLKNASSPQEKEKTENCGDQNELSSAAPKPKTKKGGFSAMMKSTFYSDKQEKNSEPDDEESSEGEGDGQPNHKQSKLAGAMTKLNPFKAAQKHEKPPGSDDEDQTVSSEKPSTHKQDTEDTETPEENRKQSEKKPDLVKRNLIQPERKEKGETPPILRRPRAEEMKATSMHEKERQRRPEEKEKLPVEKKGKRSETPIVPPRPSEEEMNRTVRKKDNQQRSQSGDEGNKNESNVTDDDEKHNSQNKPVKVKKHKHQLYMPQVGFKAASDDEGLKDDESLPKEEKKEEDKDQPEKPKVKKPKKPNPFMQRLRAASDDEGLKDEEEENKDAEDKENPEKPKVMKPKRHNPFMQRFRGASDDEGLKDEEEEDKDVEDKEKPEKPKVMKPKKHNHFMHWAKAASDDEGLNDEEEEIKDVEDKEKPEKPKVKKPKQHNPFLSRLRAASDDEGLKDEDESSSKEEIKDENKDKQEKPKVKKPKQRNPFMPRNRATSDDEGLKDEEDSSSKEEIKEDEEKEIIEKPKVKKPKKHNPFMPRVKPKVIQRSKDGAAGENEEPQRSLFDQLEDFRIEPSRPEDSQEVEDLMDWWNTVESWEDTPQDDDMTEKEEAKAFAVTAEKVQKGIRVFNKLFSERAESLWQHVIDLNAIADGLDKFTKKTKIAQITGGSTSAIGGVATITGLALAPVTMGTSLIVTAVGLGVATAGGLTSAGAGISNQVNNSMDRKKVEKIVEDYQDKIADLNKCLKFIKQGIENLRRFDLLKMKKSAYNQDFPALTSQFYEDGAMAGKAILINANEIMRVVQIANVAGSTAARAVQIASMATGVLTGLFVAMDIYFVAKDSKELKKGAKSDFAAKIREVATQLHDGLVELNTIREELQSTAPDDNREGDVKETEREKNEKYDESSEDEIDRIKKALKKDLENKEYV from the exons ATG GAGCGATATGATAAAGTGGATCTGGACCTGGAGTGCGAATATGGAGGAACTGTCGCT CATAAAGCCTCATTGTTTGGTGGGATGTTCAAGAAACCCTCCAAGGCTGCAGAACCATCCGCCAAAGCACAG GACAGTTTGTCAGTAAACGGCGAGCTCTCGACAAGCAGCGACAGTCTGGCAGAaatcaacagcagcagcagtagtaaG GACAAAGGAGGAATGTTTAAAGGGATGTTCAAGAAGACAACTAAATCAACTAAGGACGATGAGCCTCAG GAGGCATCGATTTCCTCACAACACCCTGAATTGTCTGTCAGTAGTGACAGCTTAACAGACAATAAGTCATCAAAG GATAAATCAGGAATGTTTGGTGGAATACTGAAGCGGTCGCCCCGACTAGGACACACCCGCAGGCCTTCTCAG GATCTGCTGGACTTCACAGCCGATGAAAACCTCTCAGAGAGCACCAACACAAAG GAGGCATCGATTTCCTCACAACACCCTGAACTGTCTGTCAGTAGTGACAGCTTAGCAGACAATAAATCATCAAAG GATAAATCAGGAATGTTTGGTGGAATACTGAAGCGGTCCCCCCGACTAGGACACACCCGCAGGCCTTCTCAG GATCTGCTGGACTTCACAGCCGATGAAAACCTCTCAGAGAGCACCAACACCAAG GAGTCAGCCGGGAAGATGAAAAAGTCTCCCAAAGCCAATGGAACGAGGGCAGCTTCAAAG GAAGATTTGACTGCACAAAGCGAGCTCTCGAAAAGCAACGACAGTCTTTCTAAGACCAAA GAGTCAGGAGGGTTTAGTGCAATCTTTAAAAACCCTTTTGGAGCAAGAGCGCCATCTCAG GAGGATGTATGTGCAGCCGCTGAGCTCCCTGGCAGCAGTGAGAATCTGTCTGAGAACAACACAAAG GAAAAGGGATTCTTTAGCGGGATGTTCAAGAAAAAAGGTGCCAGGTCTCAGTCTCAG GATGATTTGTCTGTAGACGAAGAACTCTCAGCCAGCAATGACAATCTCACAGAGAAGTCCTCAAAG GGCGGAGTGGCAGCGAAAGTCCTGAAGAACGCTTCGTCACCTCAG gAGAAGGAAAAGACGGAAAACTGTGGAGACCAGAACGAGCTGAGCTCTGCTGCACCGAAGCCTAAAACTAAAAAG gGTGGTTTCAGCGCAATGATGAAGAGCACCTTCTACAGTGACAAACAG GAGAAGAACTCTGAGCCTGACGACGAGGAATCAtcagagggagagggagacggTCAGCCCAATCACAAACAG AGTAAGCTGGCTGGGGCAATGACAAAGCTGAATCCATTTAAAGCGGCACAAAAA CATGAAAAGCCGCCAGGATCTGACGATGAAGATCAAACAGTGAGCAGCGAGAAGCCATCAACCCACAAACAG GACACTGAAGACACAGAGACCCCAGAGGAGAATAGGAAACAATCGGAAAAGAAGCCAGATCTG GTCAAGAGAAATCTGATCCAGccggaaaggaaagaaaagggtGAAACGCCGCCAATCCTACGCAGACCGAGAGCAGAG GAGATGAAGGCAACGTCCATGcatgaaaaagaaagacaacGAAGACCAGAGGAGAAG gaaaaactccctgtagagaaaaaaggaaaacgcTCAGAAACTCCCATAGTTCCACCCAGACCATCAGAGGAG GAGATGAACAGAACTGTTAGGAAGAAAGACAACCAACAG AGAAGCCAATCAGGAGACGAAGGCAACAAAAATGAATCAAATGTGACCGACGACGACGAAAAGCACAATTCACAGAACAAACCA gttaaagtaaaaaaacacaagcatcAACTGTATATGCCACAAGTTGGATTCAAG GCCGCATCTGATGATGAAGGGCTGAAAGATGATGAGTCCTTACccaaagaggaaaagaaagaggaggaCAAAGACCAGCCAGAGAAG cccAAAGTCAAGAAGCCAAAGAAACCCAATCCTTTCATGCAGCGGCTCAGG GCTGCATCTGATGATGAAGGGCTGaaagatgaagaggaggaaaataaagatgcTGAGGACAAGGAGAATCCAGAGAag cccAAAGTCATGAAGCCAAAGAGGCACAATCCTTTCATGCAGCGGTTTAGG GGTGCATCTGATGATGAAGGGCTGaaagatgaagaggaggaagataAAGACGTTGAGGACAAGGAGAAACCAGAGAAg cCCAAAGTCATGAAGCCAAAGAAACACAATCATTTCATGCACTGGGCCAAG GCTGCATCTGATGATGAAGGGCTgaatgatgaagaggaggaaattAAAGATGTTGAGGACAAGGAGAAACCAGAGAAg cccaAAGTCAAGAAGCCAAAGCAGCACAATCCTTTCCTGTCTCGGCTCAGG GCTGCGTCGGATGATGAAGGATTGAAAGATGAGGACGAGTCGTCAtccaaagaagaaattaaagatgAGAACAAGGACAAGCAAGAGAAG ccCAAAGTCAAGAAGCCAAAGCAACGCAACCCTTTCATGCCTCGGAACAGG GCTACATCTGATGATGAGGGGCTGAAGGATGAAGAGGACTCCTCATccaaagaggaaataaaagaagaCGAGGAGAAGGAAATTATTGAGAAG cccAAAGTCAAAAAACCGAAGAAACACAATCCTTTTATGCCTCGGGTGAAG cccaAAGTCATTCAGAGGAGCAAAGATGGAGCTGCTGGAGAG AATGAAGAACCCCAAAGATCTTTATTTGACCAGCTGGAGGATTTCCGTATTGAGCCCTCGCGGCCCGAGGACAGTCAG GAAGTGGAAGATCTCATGGACTGGTGGAACACGGTTGAAT CCTGGGAGGACACGCCTCAAGATGACGACATGACCGAAAAGGAAGAGGCCAA GGCGTTTGCTGTGACCGCAGAGAAGGTCCAGAAGGGTATCCGAGTCTTCAACAAGCTGTTCTCTGAGCGCGCCGAGAGCCTCTGGCAGCACGTCATTGACCTCAACGCCATCGCCGACGGTCTGGACAAGTTCACAAAGAAGACGAAGATCGCTCAGATCACGGGCGGCTCCACCAGCGCCATCGGCGGCGTCGCCACCATCACGGGCCTCGCCCTGGCGCCGGTCACGATGGGAACCTCCCTGATCGTCACGGCTGTGGGTTTGGGCGTTGCCACGGCGGGGGGGTTAACGTCGGCCGGCGCCGGCATCTCCAACCAGGTCAACAACTCTATGGACCGCAAGAAGGTGGAGAAGATCGTGGAGGACTACCAGGACAAGATCGCTGACCTCAACAAGTGCCTGAAGTTCATCAAACAGGGAATAGAAAACCTGCGCAGGTTCGACCTGCTCAAGATGAAGAAAAGCGCGTACAACCAGGACTTCCCGGCGCTCACCAGTCAGTTTTACGAGGACGGCGCCATGGCGGGGAAGGCCATCCTCATCAACGCCAACGAGATCATGCGTGTGGTGCAGATCGCCAATGTGGCAGGCAGCACAGCAGCCAGAGCGGTCCAGATCGCCAGCATGGCCACCGGCGTGCTCACGGGGCTCTTTGTCGCTATGGACATCTACTTCGTGGCTAAAGACTCTAAAGAGCTGAAGAAAGGAGCGAAATCGGACTTTGCGGCCAAAATCCGAGAGGTGGCCACACAGCTGCACGACGGCCTGGTGGAGCTCAACACCATACGAGAGGAGCTGCAGTCCACCGCGCCAGATGACAACAGGGAGGGCGACGTCAAAGAGACGGAGCGCGAAAAGAACGAGAAATACGACGAAAGTTCAGAGGACGAGATCGACCGCATTaagaaagcattaaaaaagGACCTTGAGAACAAAGAATACGTTTGA
- the LOC105922765 gene encoding transcriptional regulator ATRX isoform X7, whose product MERYDKVDLDLECEYGGTVAHKASLFGGMFKKPSKAAEPSAKAQDSLSVNGELSTSSDSLAEINSSSSSKDKGGMFKGMFKKTTKSTKDDEPQEASISSQHPELSVSSDSLTDNKSSKDKSGMFGGILKRSPRLGHTRRPSQDLLDFTADENLSESTNTKEASISSQHPELSVSSDSLADNKSSKDKSGMFGGILKRSPRLGHTRRPSQDLLDFTADENLSESTNTKESAGKMKKSPKANGTRAASKEDLTAQSELSKSNDSLSKTKESGGFSAIFKNPFGARAPSQEDVCAAAELPGSSENLSENNTKEKGFFSGMFKKKGARSQSQDDLSVDEELSASNDNLTEKSSKGGVAAKVLKNASSPQEKEKTENCGDQNELSSAAPKPKTKKGGFSAMMKSTFYSDKQEKNSEPDDEESSEGEGDGQPNHKQSKLAGAMTKLNPFKAAQKHEKPPGSDDEDQTVSSEKPSTHKQSAMVEAMSKLNPFRSAAKKDTEDTETPEENRKQSEKKPDLVKRNLIQPERKEKGETPPILRRPRAEEMKATSMHEKERQRRPEEKEKLPVEKKGKRSETPIVPPRPSEEEMNRTVRKKDNQQRSQSGDEGNKNESNVTDDDEKHNSQNKPVKVKKHKHQLYMPQVGFKAASDDEGLKDEEEENKDAEDKENPEKPKVMKPKRHNPFMQRFRGASDDEGLKDEEEEDKDVEDKEKPEKPKVMKPKKHNHFMHWAKAASDDEGLNDEEEEIKDVEDKEKPEKPKVKKPKQHNPFLSRLRAASDDEGLKDEDESSSKEEIKDENKDKQEKPKVKKPKQRNPFMPRNRATSDDEGLKDEEDSSSKEEIKEDEEKEIIEKPKVKKPKKHNPFMPRVKPKVIQRSKDGAAGENEEPQRSLFDQLEDFRIEPSRPEDSQEVEDLMDWWNTVESWEDTPQDDDMTEKEEAKAFAVTAEKVQKGIRVFNKLFSERAESLWQHVIDLNAIADGLDKFTKKTKIAQITGGSTSAIGGVATITGLALAPVTMGTSLIVTAVGLGVATAGGLTSAGAGISNQVNNSMDRKKVEKIVEDYQDKIADLNKCLKFIKQGIENLRRFDLLKMKKSAYNQDFPALTSQFYEDGAMAGKAILINANEIMRVVQIANVAGSTAARAVQIASMATGVLTGLFVAMDIYFVAKDSKELKKGAKSDFAAKIREVATQLHDGLVELNTIREELQSTAPDDNREGDVKETEREKNEKYDESSEDEIDRIKKALKKDLENKEYV is encoded by the exons ATG GAGCGATATGATAAAGTGGATCTGGACCTGGAGTGCGAATATGGAGGAACTGTCGCT CATAAAGCCTCATTGTTTGGTGGGATGTTCAAGAAACCCTCCAAGGCTGCAGAACCATCCGCCAAAGCACAG GACAGTTTGTCAGTAAACGGCGAGCTCTCGACAAGCAGCGACAGTCTGGCAGAaatcaacagcagcagcagtagtaaG GACAAAGGAGGAATGTTTAAAGGGATGTTCAAGAAGACAACTAAATCAACTAAGGACGATGAGCCTCAG GAGGCATCGATTTCCTCACAACACCCTGAATTGTCTGTCAGTAGTGACAGCTTAACAGACAATAAGTCATCAAAG GATAAATCAGGAATGTTTGGTGGAATACTGAAGCGGTCGCCCCGACTAGGACACACCCGCAGGCCTTCTCAG GATCTGCTGGACTTCACAGCCGATGAAAACCTCTCAGAGAGCACCAACACAAAG GAGGCATCGATTTCCTCACAACACCCTGAACTGTCTGTCAGTAGTGACAGCTTAGCAGACAATAAATCATCAAAG GATAAATCAGGAATGTTTGGTGGAATACTGAAGCGGTCCCCCCGACTAGGACACACCCGCAGGCCTTCTCAG GATCTGCTGGACTTCACAGCCGATGAAAACCTCTCAGAGAGCACCAACACCAAG GAGTCAGCCGGGAAGATGAAAAAGTCTCCCAAAGCCAATGGAACGAGGGCAGCTTCAAAG GAAGATTTGACTGCACAAAGCGAGCTCTCGAAAAGCAACGACAGTCTTTCTAAGACCAAA GAGTCAGGAGGGTTTAGTGCAATCTTTAAAAACCCTTTTGGAGCAAGAGCGCCATCTCAG GAGGATGTATGTGCAGCCGCTGAGCTCCCTGGCAGCAGTGAGAATCTGTCTGAGAACAACACAAAG GAAAAGGGATTCTTTAGCGGGATGTTCAAGAAAAAAGGTGCCAGGTCTCAGTCTCAG GATGATTTGTCTGTAGACGAAGAACTCTCAGCCAGCAATGACAATCTCACAGAGAAGTCCTCAAAG GGCGGAGTGGCAGCGAAAGTCCTGAAGAACGCTTCGTCACCTCAG gAGAAGGAAAAGACGGAAAACTGTGGAGACCAGAACGAGCTGAGCTCTGCTGCACCGAAGCCTAAAACTAAAAAG gGTGGTTTCAGCGCAATGATGAAGAGCACCTTCTACAGTGACAAACAG GAGAAGAACTCTGAGCCTGACGACGAGGAATCAtcagagggagagggagacggTCAGCCCAATCACAAACAG AGTAAGCTGGCTGGGGCAATGACAAAGCTGAATCCATTTAAAGCGGCACAAAAA CATGAAAAGCCGCCAGGATCTGACGATGAAGATCAAACAGTGAGCAGCGAGAAGCCATCAACCCACAAACAG AGCGCCATGGTTGAAGCCATGTCCAAACTGAATCCATTCCGCTCTGCAGCTAAA AAGGACACTGAAGACACAGAGACCCCAGAGGAGAATAGGAAACAATCGGAAAAGAAGCCAGATCTG GTCAAGAGAAATCTGATCCAGccggaaaggaaagaaaagggtGAAACGCCGCCAATCCTACGCAGACCGAGAGCAGAG GAGATGAAGGCAACGTCCATGcatgaaaaagaaagacaacGAAGACCAGAGGAGAAG gaaaaactccctgtagagaaaaaaggaaaacgcTCAGAAACTCCCATAGTTCCACCCAGACCATCAGAGGAG GAGATGAACAGAACTGTTAGGAAGAAAGACAACCAACAG AGAAGCCAATCAGGAGACGAAGGCAACAAAAATGAATCAAATGTGACCGACGACGACGAAAAGCACAATTCACAGAACAAACCA gttaaagtaaaaaaacacaagcatcAACTGTATATGCCACAAGTTGGATTCAAG GCTGCATCTGATGATGAAGGGCTGaaagatgaagaggaggaaaataaagatgcTGAGGACAAGGAGAATCCAGAGAag cccAAAGTCATGAAGCCAAAGAGGCACAATCCTTTCATGCAGCGGTTTAGG GGTGCATCTGATGATGAAGGGCTGaaagatgaagaggaggaagataAAGACGTTGAGGACAAGGAGAAACCAGAGAAg cCCAAAGTCATGAAGCCAAAGAAACACAATCATTTCATGCACTGGGCCAAG GCTGCATCTGATGATGAAGGGCTgaatgatgaagaggaggaaattAAAGATGTTGAGGACAAGGAGAAACCAGAGAAg cccaAAGTCAAGAAGCCAAAGCAGCACAATCCTTTCCTGTCTCGGCTCAGG GCTGCGTCGGATGATGAAGGATTGAAAGATGAGGACGAGTCGTCAtccaaagaagaaattaaagatgAGAACAAGGACAAGCAAGAGAAG ccCAAAGTCAAGAAGCCAAAGCAACGCAACCCTTTCATGCCTCGGAACAGG GCTACATCTGATGATGAGGGGCTGAAGGATGAAGAGGACTCCTCATccaaagaggaaataaaagaagaCGAGGAGAAGGAAATTATTGAGAAG cccAAAGTCAAAAAACCGAAGAAACACAATCCTTTTATGCCTCGGGTGAAG cccaAAGTCATTCAGAGGAGCAAAGATGGAGCTGCTGGAGAG AATGAAGAACCCCAAAGATCTTTATTTGACCAGCTGGAGGATTTCCGTATTGAGCCCTCGCGGCCCGAGGACAGTCAG GAAGTGGAAGATCTCATGGACTGGTGGAACACGGTTGAAT CCTGGGAGGACACGCCTCAAGATGACGACATGACCGAAAAGGAAGAGGCCAA GGCGTTTGCTGTGACCGCAGAGAAGGTCCAGAAGGGTATCCGAGTCTTCAACAAGCTGTTCTCTGAGCGCGCCGAGAGCCTCTGGCAGCACGTCATTGACCTCAACGCCATCGCCGACGGTCTGGACAAGTTCACAAAGAAGACGAAGATCGCTCAGATCACGGGCGGCTCCACCAGCGCCATCGGCGGCGTCGCCACCATCACGGGCCTCGCCCTGGCGCCGGTCACGATGGGAACCTCCCTGATCGTCACGGCTGTGGGTTTGGGCGTTGCCACGGCGGGGGGGTTAACGTCGGCCGGCGCCGGCATCTCCAACCAGGTCAACAACTCTATGGACCGCAAGAAGGTGGAGAAGATCGTGGAGGACTACCAGGACAAGATCGCTGACCTCAACAAGTGCCTGAAGTTCATCAAACAGGGAATAGAAAACCTGCGCAGGTTCGACCTGCTCAAGATGAAGAAAAGCGCGTACAACCAGGACTTCCCGGCGCTCACCAGTCAGTTTTACGAGGACGGCGCCATGGCGGGGAAGGCCATCCTCATCAACGCCAACGAGATCATGCGTGTGGTGCAGATCGCCAATGTGGCAGGCAGCACAGCAGCCAGAGCGGTCCAGATCGCCAGCATGGCCACCGGCGTGCTCACGGGGCTCTTTGTCGCTATGGACATCTACTTCGTGGCTAAAGACTCTAAAGAGCTGAAGAAAGGAGCGAAATCGGACTTTGCGGCCAAAATCCGAGAGGTGGCCACACAGCTGCACGACGGCCTGGTGGAGCTCAACACCATACGAGAGGAGCTGCAGTCCACCGCGCCAGATGACAACAGGGAGGGCGACGTCAAAGAGACGGAGCGCGAAAAGAACGAGAAATACGACGAAAGTTCAGAGGACGAGATCGACCGCATTaagaaagcattaaaaaagGACCTTGAGAACAAAGAATACGTTTGA